A window of Magallana gigas chromosome 8, xbMagGiga1.1, whole genome shotgun sequence genomic DNA:
TATTACTTTCAAATATATCTTACATTATGTTCCTTTAGTTTGATGTACTTTTAAATTACTGCGTGTACAGAACATATAGATATTACAGCCTGCAAAActtgcatatttaaaaaaaaattctgggtACGGAGAGAAGATAGTACTGGACTAGCACGGTACATTCCCATTTCCATAACGTCTTGTATTACACCCACGTCAATGGAAATCCCAGTCGTCTATTTATAGCACACGTGGGCGCAGTCCGATCATGGCGGAGGATGATATGCCGGGCTGCTCTAAATGTCAACAAAAACATCACCTCGCCCCCGTTCCGGAGTCCGGACAACCCCTCATTGACCAGCCCTGCATGTCCTGTAAGAAACTCCGGAAAACATTCGAAGAGGTACCCGATTGTCACAAGCGACCCTTGTTCAATAGGAGCATATCTTGCCCGGTGCAGGGTGCAATCGTGTCCTATCTACCGGAGGACGGGAAATTACTCAACGACTTTTTGTCGGAGAGGGAAAGCGACGATGTTATCACCCAACCAAGTGACACTAAAATTTCTATCAGTGAGGAAAAAGACCCGTTACCAAGACAACCCGCATGCCGGGCCAAGAGACAGACCATCTTCAATgtttgtatgtgtattttgtTGGCTGTGCTTATCATCATTTGTGTAATCACCTTTGTCGCACACTCAGGACGTTCTACAGGAGAAGGAAACGACCGCCATCAACCACAGGTAAGAGCTCGGGGAGGATCTGTCGAGTATCGTCCTTTGTTGTGTATCTGTATCTGATGCAATAACTGGACTACGGGCTCtcaaaaattatacaaatattaatttcacaTGAACAGATTAAGGCTTTTGTCAGTTGTGATATATTTTAcgtattttgtattgatttgcTTCCTTATCTTTTCCATTCACTctttgatatgattttttatggtacctttatttatttgcaaacagtacatgtaggtattttGTCATTGCTATTTTTATCCCATTTCGCCGAAAAACTTATTTCTAACCAATCACAATCCATTTTTCAGGCCGCTGTGAACTCTGACCTCCCCAGGAATGCAACAGGTAAGCATTTCATTCACAAATTTTCTGGAAGCGTACACACGCTGTTCTGACTAATCACCTCAATCACCGGGAGCTTGTGAACGACCTTGAACGAGTTATCTGGCTCGGTGTACCTGTAAACGACGTTGATATTACGACGTATTACAATAAACAGACGATCTCAGCAAATCTGTAATTatatattgatacaaaatatttgtatttgtattgatACAATAATACACGAAAAGAAAATTATCCCAATATAAATTGATATGTTAGATTAAGAGCAGTAACTTCAAGTTGTATACGTATTTgctatcatttttaattttgaccaTGTAGCTTTTATGCAACAATCTATTTTTTCTCGACTAATTACCGTTTCCCCACCATTTCAGTGGCCCCACATGTTCACCACCGTCACTGTTTTTCCCGAACTCTGCTCGCCTTGGATGTTTCCAGACTAGAACAAAGAGGTAAGCTTCAGACATTCTATGACAGGACAGCAATTACTGACTCATCACTAATATGTAACCATGTTAATGCTAAGTACTAAATGGCTCTGTACTTCCCTTTTAGACCCGGACAAGCCCACGAACTTCGTGCCGTTTAAGATTATCGCCTCGTCGGACGAGATCGTGAGTCTGTCGGCGGACAGACGGACTGTCATCTTCAATAAACCTGGAGAATACCACGTGGACGTGGAATTTATCATGGACACTTACTCCATGGACGGTCTCCAGGACAACCGCCCCCAACAACAGAATCTATGCCTGAATATCCCCGGTAGGGCGCAGGTGTGTCGCCCCCTCATCCTCGGCAGACACATGAGGCTGACGCAGAGGGTCAACGCTGAAGTCAGCGTGGATTCCGGACAAAATCTGTCCGTGTTTGTCCATAATTTTAAGATGCTATTTCCTGATCCGCACCTTAACACATTGAAAATCACGACGCGACATTGTTGAGTACGATAATGACATGCGATTTGGTGCAATGGACAATCATCTTGTATATAAGCCGAATTCATACGTCATAATTCTACTCCATACATGACACTTCTCACAACgaacaaattattttatcaataaatcattgtttttgatGTTACAATACTAAGTTCGACAATacgataatttgttatatctctTTCGCTCAATGGGGGGATACAATATTCTCCATGCACACGTTTATGCTACAACGTACAACGCTCAAATTAGATCAAAGGGATACAATGGCCGATGACCTGATTAATCTCCTCCTTGCCTTCCTCTGGTGCTATACGACTGCCCCACCCTTAGTCCCCAAGGA
This region includes:
- the LOC105330600 gene encoding uncharacterized protein, translating into MAEDDMPGCSKCQQKHHLAPVPESGQPLIDQPCMSCKKLRKTFEEVPDCHKRPLFNRSISCPVQGAIVSYLPEDGKLLNDFLSERESDDVITQPSDTKISISEEKDPLPRQPACRAKRQTIFNVCMCILLAVLIIICVITFVAHSGRSTGEGNDRHQPQAAVNSDLPRNATVAPHVHHRHCFSRTLLALDVSRLEQRDPDKPTNFVPFKIIASSDEIVSLSADRRTVIFNKPGEYHVDVEFIMDTYSMDGLQDNRPQQQNLCLNIPGRAQVCRPLILGRHMRLTQRVNAEVSVDSGQNLSVFVHNFKMLFPDPHLNTLKITTRHC